A stretch of Gopherus evgoodei ecotype Sinaloan lineage chromosome 19, rGopEvg1_v1.p, whole genome shotgun sequence DNA encodes these proteins:
- the DIXDC1 gene encoding dixin isoform X5 — MLACLARGNLLDILQEGFSEQQLQAYIAWVNSQLKKKAAIKPVQDLRQDLRDGVILATLIELVAGEKLNGIQVSPTSQQEMRENVEKVLQFVASKKIRMHQTSAKDIVDGNLKSIMRLILALAAHFKPGSGRTAIQSPASMVGKSLSASSASHRPHSAAAVAQGAVAALADVRQDVSRSGRDVFRHRQRNSSVNEEIENPYWSVRALVQQYEGQQSVPSESCSSR, encoded by the exons cagcAACTACAGGCGTACATCGCCTGGGTGAATTCTCAGCTGAAGAAGAAGGCAGCAATAAAGCCAGTGCAGGACCTGAGGCAGGATCTCCGAGATGGGGTCATCCTGGCCACTCTCATTGAACTTGTAG CCGGTGAGAAGCTGAATGGCATTCAAGTCAGTCCCACCAGCCAGCAAGAAATGAGAGAAAATGTAGAGAAAGTCCTGCAGTTCGTGGCATCGAAAAAGATCCGTATGCACCAAACTTCAGCGAAAG ATATCGTTGATGGGAACCTGAAATCCATAATGAGGCTGATCCTTGCCTTAGCTGCTCATTTTAAACCTGGCTCTGGTAGAACAGCCATTCAAAGCCCAGCCAGCATGGTGGGGAAGAGCCTTTCAGCATCATCAGCCAGTCACAGGCCCCATTCAGCGGCCGCAGTGGCCCAGGGTGCCGTGGCTGCTCTGGCAGATGTTCGTCAGGATGTCTCACGCTCAGGACGTGATGTTTTCCGGCACAGACAGAG AAACAGCAGTGTCAACGAAGAGATTGAGAATCCCTACTGGAGTGTCCGAGCACTAGTGCAGCAGTACGAGGGACAGCAGAGCGTGCCCTCAGAGTCTTGCTCCTCCAGGTAA